Below is a genomic region from Telmatobacter sp. DSM 110680.
TCTTGAGGGATCTGAACGGCTGCATTTATGGCAAGCTGAATCTCGAATGGACAAAAGGCGAATACTCTTCCTTGAGGACTTTCACCCGGGCGACTCGACTAATCTACCGATGAGGAACACGAGCAACTTCGTCGGCCGTCGACGGGGCAGGGAACTATGTCAGACATGATTAGGAGGGAAGGGAATCGAGCGCAACCAAAGATCAGGAAAATAAGATTCACCGCGTTCAGCTCTCGTTCCGGTCAACAAGAGCTGGCAGACCCAAGACCAAGCGCTCCCCACTTCGCTGTGCGAAACGGCATTGGATTGTGCTGGACGAAGAGTTGAAATGGCCCAAACGGAGGATCAGTTAAAATCAGCCGGCGAGCTCAGAACGTCTACGCAAGAAGATAGAGCTTGGGAAATGCCCCACCTTTTTAGTAAGACCTTCATCAAATTCTCTGGGGTTCATATCGGGAAAGTACTGTACAAGTTCGTTGAGCCGATAATGGTGCAACATGGATAGCGAGGCTGCGATCTCAAAGCGTCGATTCATCAAGAGGAATGCGTAGAGAAGGGCAGTTTCATGTGGAAAAAATAGCGCTGACGAAAGAGTGTCTGTCCCGTAGTCATAAGGAAAATAGATGTCATGAAAGTGCGCGTAAACGCCAGTCGCGAGTCTGGGCAGGATCTCAAGTATTATCAGATTTGCTTCGCCTGCTGGACCAAGCGTATGGCTTGAATCTACAAAGAAAAGGTCTCCGTCTTGAAGTCGGGAGATAAAGTCAATACTAACGTCCTCAATTTTCTGAGTAATTAACGTGATTCGTTCGCGTTCGCTTTCTAGTTGAAGAAAGGCTGTGGGGTAGGGCTCAATACACGTAATCCGAGGAACGTATCCCTCGTCTGCCGCCGCAAGCAAGCAAATTGCGGTTGAAACCCCGCATCCAATCTGGACGATTTGGCGTGGTCTCTGTGAACGAACGAAGCAGTATAGAAAGTCGGCCTCTACCTCCCCATAACCCTGATCGCTGCCGTTCATTCTGACTGCCATCTCATGGATCTTAAAATGTGTGAGATTTGCTCGGTAAGGTCGAGTGCATTCATCAACCCAAGCCAACTGCGCTTCGATAGGGCCGGAGATGTCTTTCATTGAACGCGGCACACGCCACGCCTTGTTGTTCCGTAGGGTCCTGATATCTGGTATTTCGGAGTAAAAGTGCCGCGGCAAAATATCAACATGGAACCGTTGCCCCATCTCGAAACAGATGCGCATCAGCCTCTTAATCCAATTCTTTATGGCTCTTTTAATTCCCTGCGACATTGAGACCTGCCTTTTTTTCCTGGCGATGGCTAATTCCACCGATACGGCACGCGACTCGATCCGCTTCGGTGCAAAATATCAACTGCATTTTTCGTGTCCCGACTGAAAAACATTGTTTGGACCATGCATCAGGCGGATCAAGGCCGGAGCCGATGCAGCGTGCGTCATGACTGCGACGGTATCCGCGGCTTCTCTTTCGATGGTCAGACAAGGAAGTAGCGATTGGTCGGTTCGAGCCATTTCGAACGCTTGCATATTACGATGTGCGAGATTGAATCCTCTTAACAAAAGTCTAAGTCAGGCTTTGTCGAGTGAGACGAGCAATCTCAGAACGCACTTCGCCTTCTGATGCCGCGTCTTTTACCGCTTCCTCGAGCTCGCGCAGCTTTGCGCCGACAAGGAACCGGTACCAGAACCCCTGGAGGACGTGATAGGAAAACCCCTTCCGCCCATCAAGGAATCCCATTTGAAATACATATCGAAACAGGAAATAGACGATGGTGGAGATCTCGAAGGGAAGCCGGTTATACACGTACTCCTTGAAGAAGCGCTTGATCTTCGCCTGCTTCGCGGTTGACTCCCGCGTGAGTTCAACTCGTGGTTCGAACAAATGCAGACGCCTATTTAACACATCGAGAGCTTCTCTGCTGGCATAGGAATTGTGCTTCGTTGTGAATGCGGTTAAATCAAAGAGGTTGTGATCAGCGAAACCGCCGTGGAAAGTAACAGTTCTTCCTTCGGTCAGATAGATGTGCTCGTCCATCCATCGGTCCTCAATCTTCGCTTTTCCACGGCGCCAGATACGCAGGAGAGTGAGCGGGTATCTCCCACCGAAGCGGATAAACTTACCCTGGAATATTGTTTTCCGATTGAGGTTGACTCCGTTAATGTCGGGAGGGAGGGTGTCAAGTTTCGCTGTAATCTCCTGAGCGAGATCGGATTCGATGATCTCGTCGGCATCCAGACGCATTACCCAGTCTGAGGTGATTGGTGCGTTTTCGAGCGCCCATTGGAATTGCTGCGCTTGGTGTTTGAAGGGATGTTGAAGGACTTGTGCACCGCCAGCCTTCGCAAGCTCCACAGTGTTGTCGGTTGAAAATGAATCAACAACGAATACTTCTCGCGCAAAAATCCGGATGTGATCAAGAGCGCGGGAAAGATGAATCGACTCGTTATAAGTGAGGATAATTACCGCGATACTCGGTTTCACGTTCATGCGACAGTCCTTCACGCGTAGCTTTGACGACTAGAAATGTTGCCGTTCCTTCTACAAGGCTTGCTCTCTCTACTTTTCTGTAAAAAGATGGTGTTCCGACGTCTTGATAGAAACCGATTGCTCGTGCGAAGTCACGTGCAGTCACTTCAATTATCAAAATACTGAAGAAAGCCCGCTCGAGCATAGGTCGACATCTTTGCACGCTGGGGCGCGGACGGCGCCTCGAAACGGCGAATCAGGTCGCGGGTGCCATTGAGTCTGTCCGGTTCGACGAATCCAGTTCGCGATGACTGAACCTCACGCCAGATGTTTACCTTGTTGCTGACCAACACGGGGATGGAGCAGGCCATCGCCTCGGCGCCGACGAAACCAGAGTTTGTGGATTCGAGGGCAAGATCATGGCCTGGGCATTAAGGCATGTTCCCCCTGCAAGTCGTCTTTGAGCATTCCCGGTCAATGGATGCGCGCAGACACTCCGAGTTGCCGAGAGAGAGTCCGCAGCTCTGGCACCCATCCGACTTGGTCGGGACCTGCAATCACAGGTCAAGATGGGTCGAGAGTTCTGACAGCTGGCATACCAGTAGACCTAGATTGGCAGATGCTTACGGATTAGCGCAGGCGATAACTATGAAACGCGCCGTCCCGTACCTGCCTTGCTGCCAATTCCTCATCGTCGTTTCCCTTTCGCTATTAAAGCTAGCTGTGGGGGTACGTTCTAGTGGGGCCAAGGTTACTGAGCAAGGATTGGAATCTCGTCGGCAAAATTTGCCGAAAGAATCCCAAAACCAATCCTAAGCCATCCTGGTATTGCTGTCCGACACGGCGCACATTCTCGTATCTGCGATTGTAGGTGGAATTGACGATCCAACACAATCTTCGATATGGCTCATCTCTCTCTTAATCGTTCAGTGTCTTTGGATCGCTAGGTTGGTCCGCGGAAGTATTCCGTTCCCCTACTCTGGGTGATCGCATTAGTGGCCTCTGGCAACAGTCTTCATTATCTGCGAAAACTGTTCGATCCATTCCCGCTCAATCCTTGTCTTGAAGTGGGAACGTTGATTCGCAAATATCAGTTCAGTTGCGGGGCTGAATTCAAAATAGAGGCGCGTCAGACACGTCGCAAGTTCTTCGGGCGATTCTGGGGAGAAATAAACGCCCCTCTCCGGAGCCTGCTCACGGTGAACATCGATATTCGACAGAACGATTTGCTTGCACATGGCTTTGGATTCTTCAACCGATGTACTCCAGCCTTCAAACATTGACGGTTGCACTACTGCCAGCGAGTGATGCATCAGGCTGACCAATATGTTATACGGTACGGTGCCCAGGCAGATAAAGCGCTCCTCTAATCCAAACTCCTTCACCTTCGCCATGAGCCCGGGCACGTAGCCGGGGTCGCGGCGATCATCCATCGGGCCAGTACAAATCACACGAATCTTAGGGGACACCTGACGTAAGGCCTCTATTACTACCCGGTGATTTTTGTGCTGCCAGAATTGGTTAGGCAAAAAAAAGTATGGTTCGATTACAGGATAGTGGGCTGCAAGCTCTTCACGGCTAAGAGAAACCATATCTACAATTGCTGCGCATGAAAACCGTAGAACGTGCGGCCTTACTGATGCCAACTCGGGATAAAAGCGCCGGAAGTCGTTTGCAGCCGCATTGCTACTGAGCAAAATGTTTCCCCACCGTTTCGTATTGGCCACAATTGAATCGCGGTACGCACATTCCTTACGGCTGAAGTACTTCGGAAAGACCTTGTGCTGAAAATCCGGTTGCCACCAAAGTGTATTGATGCTTGTTTGCTTTCCTATTTCGCAGTGACTCAGCAGATCAACCCGATGGCGCTTCAGGAACTTCAGTATGGCAGGATCGTAA
It encodes:
- a CDS encoding class I SAM-dependent methyltransferase encodes the protein MSQGIKRAIKNWIKRLMRICFEMGQRFHVDILPRHFYSEIPDIRTLRNNKAWRVPRSMKDISGPIEAQLAWVDECTRPYRANLTHFKIHEMAVRMNGSDQGYGEVEADFLYCFVRSQRPRQIVQIGCGVSTAICLLAAADEGYVPRITCIEPYPTAFLQLESERERITLITQKIEDVSIDFISRLQDGDLFFVDSSHTLGPAGEANLIILEILPRLATGVYAHFHDIYFPYDYGTDTLSSALFFPHETALLYAFLLMNRRFEIAASLSMLHHYRLNELVQYFPDMNPREFDEGLTKKVGHFPSSIFLRRRSELAG
- a CDS encoding glycosyltransferase family 2 protein, with the translated sequence MNVKPSIAVIILTYNESIHLSRALDHIRIFAREVFVVDSFSTDNTVELAKAGGAQVLQHPFKHQAQQFQWALENAPITSDWVMRLDADEIIESDLAQEITAKLDTLPPDINGVNLNRKTIFQGKFIRFGGRYPLTLLRIWRRGKAKIEDRWMDEHIYLTEGRTVTFHGGFADHNLFDLTAFTTKHNSYASREALDVLNRRLHLFEPRVELTRESTAKQAKIKRFFKEYVYNRLPFEISTIVYFLFRYVFQMGFLDGRKGFSYHVLQGFWYRFLVGAKLRELEEAVKDAASEGEVRSEIARLTRQSLT
- a CDS encoding glycosyltransferase family 1 protein, yielding MIKVGIIASLRGMWQGGVNYYKNLWSCYQQNPDPAVKLAIFTPHPEDVSCYECDAIEVHPWPEMTSRPPWNYPRRATRRIIGYDPAILKFLKRHRVDLLSHCEIGKQTSINTLWWQPDFQHKVFPKYFSRKECAYRDSIVANTKRWGNILLSSNAAANDFRRFYPELASVRPHVLRFSCAAIVDMVSLSREELAAHYPVIEPYFFLPNQFWQHKNHRVVIEALRQVSPKIRVICTGPMDDRRDPGYVPGLMAKVKEFGLEERFICLGTVPYNILVSLMHHSLAVVQPSMFEGWSTSVEESKAMCKQIVLSNIDVHREQAPERGVYFSPESPEELATCLTRLYFEFSPATELIFANQRSHFKTRIEREWIEQFSQIMKTVARGH